From the genome of Leishmania infantum JPCM5 genome chromosome 34, one region includes:
- the MDR1 gene encoding p-glycoprotein: MPEGSETGASAKGGSVFEWEDRQGPFSPNQPIAEGLAERGDCGDHNDYRCGSTSQMREVINMSHTYDVYVDEGKLEPVNRLAGQSESTHGGSSYSRHNPLFSAKEEVKRAAVHESVSPIAIFRYADTADRVLMIVGTIFAVCSGAGTPLFSFIFGRIATDLMSGVGSVELSAAKTSLIMVYVGIGMFVACGGHVLCWTVAASRQEGRIRLNFFRAVLRQDIGWHDEHSPGELTARMTGDTRVIQNGINDKLSQGIMNGAMGIIGYIAGFVFSWELTLVMVGMMPFIIVMAAIIGNIVSKMTESSRKHFAKAGSLATEVMENIRTVQVFGREDYELQRFAEAVLYAQDRGIRKEFAGNLSAAVIMALVYLSYTIAFFFGSYLVEWGRRDMADIISTFLAVLMGSFGLGFVAPSATAFTESRAAAYEIFKAIDRVPPVDIDAGGVPVTGFKQSIEFRNVRFSYPTRPDMILFRDLNLTIKCGQKVAFSGSSGCGKSSMIGLIQRFYDPVGGAVLCDGVDMRELCLHDWRDQIGIVSQEPNLFAGTMMENVRVGKPNATEEEVIEACRQANVHDTIMSLPDQYNTPVGAVGSQLSGGQKQRIAIARALVKRPPVLLLDEATSALDRKSEMEVQRSLDQLMQRGGMTVIVIAHRLATIRNVDCIYYVKYDGAEGSKITESGTFDELMELGGEFAAMARIQGVSTGDARSGARGQDGGKANDFLNAILDEAALAQLDEEAPRTARQKVPIEELAKWEVNGVSVGFRRLMGMNKDKSWAVALGILGSAVGGAARPTSTILMGYMLRVLGEYSVNKNVEQLRSGTNLYAPLFIVFAVANFLGWILHGFYGYAGEHLTTKIRVLLFRQIMRQDMNFFDIPGRDAGTLAGMLSGDCEAVHQLWGPSIGLKVQTVCIVASGIVVSFIYQWKLALVALACMPLLIGCSLAERMMMNGYTKSKEGDTSDTIVTEALSSVRTVTSFNMKADRVEAFEATLRVEVPRSVKKGIIAGSIYGATQFIYYSAYALCFWYGSKLIDRGEAQFTDVMIASMSILFGAQNAGEAGAFATKLADAERSAKRVFSVIDRVPDVDIEQSGDKDLGKGCDVDFRKVQFIYSARPKQVVLASVNLRFGDGMANGLMGQTGCGKSTIIQMLARFYDRRSGLICVNGKDLSSLDIAEWRRNISVVLQEPNLFSGTVRENIRYAREDATDEEVEEAARLAHIHWEIMKWPDGYNTEVGYKGSALSGGQKQRVAIARGLLRRPKLLLLDEATSALDSVTEAKVQEGINVYQAKYGVTSVSIAHRLTTIRHCDQIILLDSGHIIEQGSHEELMALGGEYMMRYDLYTSASS, encoded by the coding sequence ATGCCCGAGGGCTCTGAAACTGGTGCGAGCGCCAAGGGCGGCTCTGTCTTTGAATGGGAGGATAGACAGGGGCCATTTTCTCCTAACCAACCCATCGCGGAGGGGCTGGCAGAACGTGGAGACTGTGGCGATCACAATGACTATAGATGCGGTTCGACATCGCAGATGAGGGAGGTGATCAATATGTCGCACACGTATGACGTGTATGTGGACGAGGGAAAGCTGGAACCGGTGAATAGGCTTGCCGGCCAGAGTGAAAgcacgcacggcggcagcagctacAGCAGGCACAATCCTCTGTTCAGCGCCAAGGAGGAGGTtaagagggcggcggtgcatgAAAGTGTGAGCCCTATAGCGATTTTTCGCTACGCTGACACAGCTGACCGCGTTCTCATGATTGTTGGCACCATCTTTGCAgtctgcagcggtgccggcacGCCTTTGTTCTCTTTTATATTTGGCCGTATCGCAACAGATCTCATGTCTGGCGTGGGCAGTGTGGAGCTCAGCGCGGCGAAGACGTCGTTGATCATGGTGTACGTCGGTATTGGCATGTTTGTGGCCTGTGGTGGCCACGTGCTATGTTGGACGGTGGCAGCGTCTCGTCAGGAAGGGCGCATCCGTCTGAACTTCTTtcgcgctgtgctgcgccaggACATTGGATGGCACGACGAGCACAGCCCTGGCGAGCTGACCGCTCGCATGACGGGCGACACACGTGTGATTCAGAATGGCATTAACGACAAGTTGTCGCAGGGTATCATGAACGGCGCCATGGGTATCATCGGCTACATCGCCGGCTTCGTGTTTTCGTGGGAGCTGACGCTTGTGATGGTCGGCATGATGCCCTTCATTATTGTCATGGCTGCCATAATCGGCAACATCGTGTCCAAGATGACAGAGTCGTCGCGCAAGCACTTTGCGAAGGCCGGATCTCTGGCGACTGAGGTGATGGAGAACATCCGCACGGTGCAGGTGTTTGGCCGGGAGGACTACGAGTTGCAGCGGTTTGCTGAAGCGGTCCTGTACGCCCAGGACCGTGGTATCCGCAAAGAGTTTGCGGGCAACCTTTCTGCGGCGGTGATCATGGCCCTCGTGTACCTCAGCTACACCATCGCCTTTTTCTTCGGCTCCTACTTAGTCGAATGGGGTCGCCGTGATATGGCGGATATCATTTCTACCTTTCTAGCCGTGCTGATGGGTAGCTTTGGCCTCGGGTTCGTGGCACCCAGCGCGACTGCATTCACCGAGTCCCGTGCTGCCGCGTACGAAATCTTCAAGGCGATCGATCGTGTACCACCGGTGGACAtcgacgctggcggcgtgCCTGTAACGGGCTTTAAGCAGAGCATCGAGTTCCGCAACGTGCGGTTCTCGTACCCGACTCGCCCAGACATGATACTGTTCCGCGACCTGAACCTGACGATCAAGTGCGGGCAGAAGGTTGCGTTCTCTGGGTCGTCTGGGTGCGGCAAGTCGTCGATGATCGGGCTGATCCAGCGCTTCTACGACCCTgttggcggcgccgtgctgtGCGACGGCGTGGACATGCGCGAGCTGTGCCTGCACGACTGGCGCGACCAGATCGGGATCGTGTCGCAGGAGCCGAACCTGTTCGCGGGGACGATGATGGAGAACGTGCGCGTGGGAAAACCGAacgcgacggaggaggaggtgatcGAGGCCTGCAGACAGGCGAACGTGCACGACACCATCATGAGCCTGCCGGACCAGTACAATACGCCCGTGGGTGCTGTGGGATCGCAGCTGTCGGGCGGGCAGAAGCAGCGAATCGCGATTGCGCGCGCACTTGTGAAGCGGCCGCCGgtcctgctgctggacgaggcGACGAGCGCGCTGGACCGGAAGTCTGAGATGGAGGTACAGCGTTCACTGGACCAGCTGATGCAGAGGGGCGGGATGACCGTGATCGTGATTGCGCACCGACTCGCGACGATCCGAAACGTGGATTGCATCTACTACGTAAAGtacgacggcgcggaggggAGCAAGATTACGGAGAGCGGGACGTTTGACGAGCTGATGGAGCTCGGTGGAGAGTTCGCTGCGATGGCGAGGATTCAGGGCGTGTCTACTGGTGAcgcgaggagcggcgcaaGGGGGCAGGACGGTGGCAAGGCAAATGACTTCCTGAACGCGATTCTGGACGAGGCGGCTCTTGCGCAactggacgaggaggcgccgcgcACGGCGCGTCAGAAGGTGCCGATCGAGGAGCTCGCGAAGTGGGAAGTGAATGGTGTGAGCGTTGGCTTCCGGCGGTTGATGGGAATGAATAAAGACAAATCGTGGGCTGTGGCTCTGGGTATTCTCGGCTCGGCGGTGGGTGGTGCCGCCCGACCTACGAGCACCATCTTGATGGGCTACatgctgcgcgtgcttggCGAGTACAGTGTTAACAAGAATGTTGAACAACTACGCAGCGGAACCAACCTGTACGCTCCGCTGTTTATTGTCTTTGCGGTTGCAAACTTCTTGGGTTGGATTCTGCACGGCTTTTACGGCTACGCAGGTGAGCACCTGACAACGAAGATCCGCGTGTTGCTGTTCCGTCAGATCATGCGCCAGGACATGAACTTCTTTGACATTCCCGGACGTGATGCGGGCACCCTGGCTGGGATGCTGTCCGGCGACTGCGAGGCCGTGCATCAGCTGTGGGGCCCGTCGATTGGTCTGAAAGTGCAGACGGTATGCATTGTTGCTTCTGGAATTGTGGTGAGCTTCATCTACCAGTGGAAGCTTGCGCTTGTGGCGCTGGCTTGCATGCCGTTGCTCATTGGTTGCAGCCTTGCTGAGCGTATGATGATGAACGGGTATACAAAGAGCAAGGAGGGTGACACAAGCGACACGATtgtgacggaggcgctgtCGAGCGTGCGCACGGTGACGTCGTTCAACATGAAGGCGGATCGCGTCGAGGCCTTCGAGGCAACCCTGCGAGTAGAGGTGCCGCGTAGTGTAAAAAAGGGCATCATTGCCGGCAGCATCTATGGCGCCACACAGTTTATTTATTACAGCGCCTACGCACTGTGCTTCTGGTATGGTAGCAAACTGATTGACAGGGGCGAGGCGCAATTCACGGATGTCATGATCGCGAGCATGTCGATCCTGTTCGGTGCGCAGAACGCCGGTGAAGCTGGTGCGTTCGCGACGAAGCTGGCGGATGCGGAGCGCTCTGCGAAACGTGTGTTCAGCGTGATCGACCGCGTGCCTGACGTGGACATCGAGCAGTCCGGCGACAAGGATCTGGGTAAGGGCTGTGACGTTGACTTCCGAAAAGTGCAGTTTATCTATTCTGCTCGACCGAAGCAGGTTGTGCTTGCGTCCGTGAACCTGCGGTTCGGCGACGGAATGGCCAACGGGCTGATGGGGCAGACGGGATGCGGAAAGTCGACGATCATCCAGATGCTTGCCCGCTTCTACGATCGGCGCTCTGGGCTGATCTGCGTGAACGGGAAGGACCTGTCGTCACTGGACATCGCGGAGTGGCGGCGCAACATCAGTGTTGTGCTCCAGGAGCCGAATCTGTTCAGCGGGACTGTGCGGGAGAACATCCGCTACGCGCGCGAGGACGCGACGGACGAGgaagtggaggaggccgcGCGGCTTGCGCACATCCACTGGGAGATCATGAAGTGGCCAGATGGCTACAACACGGAAGTGGGGTACAAAGGCAGCGCGCTATCTGGCGGTCAGAAGCAGCGCGTTGCGATCGCTCgcgggctgctgcggcgaccgaaactcctgctgctggacgaggcGACGAGCGCGCTCGACAGTgtgacggaggcgaaggtgcAAGAGGGCATCAACGTGTACCAGGCGAAATACGGGGTCACGTCGGTGAGCATTGCGCACCGGTTGACAACGATCCGCCACTGCGACCAGATCATCCTGCTAGACTCTGGGCACATCATCGAGCAGGGCAGCCACGAGGAGCTGATGGCACTTGGCGGGGAGTACATGATGCGCTATGACCTGTACACGAGCGCGAGCTCGTGA